The genomic segment ACAGCTGTAGAAATTATTGAGCACAGCCGTCGTGTTCTGACTCCTGACTTATGGAAAACACATCAAATCAGATATGTCTGCTCAGACTGAGACACTTTGCATTCCTCAGCTCGAACAATATAGTGTGACGCCAGCAATGTCAAGATCACATGTTAGATATCCGAGGAATTACAAGAACAGATCAAATCTATACCTTGAATCCAATGTCACTTTGGATGAGATGCCAAATGCTTAAAAAACCAATCTGGGGTTTATATAAAGGACTGTGAACATAAAAaaggcatgttttttttttttccaggatacataaaaataagatgGATTTGAAtgccaaaaatgtttttgctgcCTTACGCCCACTTGAGATCCCGGAATATTGCTATTGTTACATTTGTGGTGTAGTGTGTCTTAAATAGCTAGAAATTGTTCATTGTGAAAGAATTTTGTGGCAAACTGAACATACTTGAGGAGTGAATACATATCCAGCAGGTTGTTCTGAATAGGGGTTCCAGTAACAGCCCAGCGTGATCGGGCCCGCAGCTTACACACCGCCATGGATGTCTGGACTTTTGGGTTCTTAATGTTGTGAGCTTCATCGAGAATCACACGTGCCCAGGCAACACGTAACAGAGGAGGCAGGTCTGTGGCCTGAGACAAGAAGCAAATAACTTCTTAAAACAACCTCTCAGAGGCgctcagaaaacaaaacaggtCCAGGCCCTCAAACATCTCAGctattaaattaatcattcaGATGTTGAGGTCACTATTCGTACCACATGATCAGAGTCCTTAGAGGGTTTCTCCGCATCCTCCTTCTGCACCGGGATCTCCTTAGACACCAGACTGTATGTGGTGATCACAACATCATGCTCGGCAAGGCTGGTGGAGACAGATTAGAAAGAGGACAGGTTAAGCAAGATGACaagcaaaagaaaaagtgagagagacaaaaagacaaaacaaaactgaataattGCAATTGTACAGTGACcataaaaagtatttggacacaggtttttgcccccttactgattttgaattgttttgcatatttgtcacacttaaaagattcagatcatcaaacaagttttaatattacactaagataacacaagtaaatacaaaatgcaatttttaaatgatgatttcatttattaaggggaaaaaaactgtcTAAACCTACCTGGcatacgtgaaaaattaatcgtttaacctattaaatcatgaaagaactgtgatcaaccacattattttagaaagcggTGTTAAATTTCACTAGACGCACCCaggccactgctgaccaaaaagaacacaaaggctcgtctcacatttgccaaaaaatatcttgattaagacttttgggcaaatattctgtggactgatgcgacaaaagttgaactttttgaaaggtgtgtgtcccgttacatctggcgtaaaaccaacacagcatttcataaaaagaacatcacaCCAGCAGTCAGACATGGTGGTGgcagtgtgatggtctgaggctgctttgtaggacaatgatcccaaacacaccagaaagttcacctctgaatggctcaagaaaaactaaatgaaggttttggagtggccaagtcaaagtctagacttaaatccaattgagatgctgtggcatgacctcaaacagtccattcatgcttgaaaacccttcaatgtggctgaattaaaacaattatgcaAAGAAGAGTgagccaaaattcctccacagcgatgtgaaagactcattgtcagttatcgcaaacgcttgattgcagttgttgctgcaaagtgtggcacaaccagttattagatttagggggcaattactttttcacatagggccaggcaggtttggacagcctttttcctttaataaatgaaatcattatttgaaaacttatttaattaaaatattaacttaattaatattaaaatttgtttgatgatctgaatcattcaagtgtaaaatatgcaaaaaccttttcacggcactgtatgAATGCCACTGCATATGAAAAAATATCAATGAAAGTGTGCGGCCTACACGCCTGAACTCCTCTGTCGGTTGGGGCCATGGTACAAATACACACTGAGACGGCTACTCTTCACACGCTTCTCAATCTCTTTCTTCCAGTGATGCAGCAGAGAAGCAGGACAGATGATCAACGTCCCCTGAGAAGCCACTGTGGTTGAATCTGAGGATGGTAATTATGACACATGCAATCATGAATTTGTTAGCGTACACAACAGCCCTGAGAACAGCAGAAAGCTCCAATCAGATAAAACACGAACATACACGGACTGAAGATCTAAGATTGTGACCTATTAATTACTGATGGATACCGTTTTTAGAAATCCATTCCTCCAGTTTTTCATTCTTCTTTTTCTGAGCCAGAATGAGGGCGATCATTGTGAGAGTCTTCCCCAGGCCCATGTCATCAGcttcacaaaaaacaaacatttcaaacaaTTAATGAACCCTTTTCATAAACGAAGACACGTTTCCACAGTTACAAACACTGTAAATCtagcaaaattaaatattttcattgttttttaaaaaatgtatatttataacactatcatttgtgttattttacctCGTCActgaattacaaaaaaaagttagcTACAATTAATTTTGACAGCCTTCTGTCCACTGtaactacactgcaaaaaaaatggcttacattactttgtatttttatcttgtttctagtcaaaatatctaaaaattcttaaatcaagatacttttACCAGATAAGGAAAACGACTTAAGATATTTAGTCGTGTTTCcaggagaaagaaaacaaaattaagtgcattttgcattaaacaagataaattatctgccagtggggttgttttaagaatattttacttagtaagataagccattttttcagtgtaattatgcaatatttttgcctcttttaaaatgtaaaacaccaCTATAGAGGTTTAGAAGTACGTCAACTTCTGCCTCTGAGAACAGAAGAAATGTGAAAAGGGTGTAGACTTAATTTTATGGTGAAAAAAATCTGCCTTTTATGTGGACAGTGGACTGAACTGGATGTAGTTTAATATTAGGCTTCAAGAACTGACCGCTAAAtcttcattttaatacatttaaaaacgttcattgcattataaaataatttggctccactttatattaagtggccttaatgactgtgtacttgcatttaaattaatcatttgatacaatgcacttgtTGTATACATACctgttttgcattgcatttatgtGTTAACCCTTTCATGCATGTGTCCACTACAGTGGACAGATGTTTGGAACCCATTTTGAACCATTTAGGTTGTAGTACCATGTTCCAACCACCAAGTGGTGAACCCCCAAAGCCCTGTCTACAATTCCATTTAATTATTGTCTTTGTCtccattttttgttttgagatATTGCATCTTATATTCAAAAAGGCAGAGGGAAGATGAGATGCACCAATTGCCTCAGGAATAAATGATGAATCCTTTTATTCTCAGAAAACCAGACaggtacaaaaaaataattttcagctAAATAGGAATGTCAAAAATCTTAATCtaaattttaacaatatttttcttGTACATTTTTTCTGTGACAGAAAACATATCTGTCCACTCAATAGACGTCATGCACCAAAGGGGACATtgtgcctatatatatatatatatatatatatatatatatatatatatatatatatatatatatatatatatatatatatatatatatatatatgttctgccatattttgtgttttatcaaaATTATGATATCATTTACACTTGAATAGTTTTATTAAACAGCAATTTTAAATAGTCTTCagatttgatcatttatttcaatgcttagagtctatatttatttatttatttattaggtcATATAAATTGTAGGCATGTACTGTATTGAGTGCAGGGATATGTGTGCATGATTTTTGAGTGTGTGGTGGGAAGGTGTgtatgcttgtgtgtgtatatatatttgtgctcACATATGATACTggatttaattgttttaaataaaagttaaataaaaaaaaatgtaaaaagtgttTTGAGTCATAGAATGTTATGTTTTTCAAATGTCGTCTCTGTCGTTGTTATTTAATGTTCCAAGTTTctgatgcaaaagcctctaaaagcCATATCTGTCAAAAATGAGATAACGATACTGAGTGAATGCTCTCGGCACATAATATACGTTCATCAAATACTTTAATTTCAAATCAGCTAAATCCCAGCCTCAGCCCATTCAGAAGTACAGTGCTTACACAGAAACCTATATATAGCCTAGGTGTCTGATAAAAATGTTGAAGAAAAACATCAGACTTCTTAAGTGTATTCAAACCATTTTCTCttagtaaatgttttaaaaacatgtttgtttgttttttcagaccAGTCATTGACTCccttcaaattaaatatattgattgaaaaaaaaaaaaaaaagttattggcatgatttttcacttgtttaaaaaaataaaaaatacttgcaaacatgttttgcaatacaatatgaacacaataagtacattgtactcaTTTTTAGATgcaagtacacagtagttaaggccacctaatataaagtgagaCCAATAATTTTAACTTGAATCAATATTTAGTTCCCACTAATTTGTTTTGTAAGTGTTTGTATTATAAATTGGAGAATGCAATGTTGCCAAACTCACACTGAACTCACACTGGAGCCCCTGATCATCCTGTCAGGGTTtactttataataaatattttactgactaaatggtaacactttaatttagggtctcttaactatgcatgcatattactagaacaTTAGcaatttattagtagtaattaagcacatattagtGACTTATTCTACATGAATTTATTCTACATcccaacacctaaacttaacaactaccttactaactattaataagcagcaaattaagattgtattgagggaaaagtcatagttaatagtgaataagtgttccctattctaaagtgttacagactaaattaaaaaataaataaaaaacaacatcacaaatacatatattaaatatatatgcatatataaaatatcaatctcaatcaaaatattaataaaaatgatgagTATTACCCAAAATTCCGCCACATGGTTTCTGTGTCTCTCTCCACAGCAGCCAGGCCAGAGCTCTCCTCTGATGAGGCAACAGCGCCACCTTGTGAAATAAAATCATCTTTTATACAATCTAACTGTATACTTAACTATTCAGCAAATTATTCCACaacaaatatgaaattaatttgatgaattaaaagttagcaataaaatgaaaaatgtaacttCTTATATTGAACAAGTGGCAAGTCTACTAATTTGCATTTACACTTCAATATCTATTTTGCAGTCCAatcatcagattttcaaattccgtcctgcatttaaatattttgcactcCTGATCATGAggtttttacttttactctttTACAGTACAGCTGTATAATTCAATTTATGCACATTTGACTATGATGGCATTATAATATGCAGACAGCTTTAAAGCCTGAACCGGCTTACCTTGATTCCTTTGGGATCCGGTGCCTCTGTGTCTTCTGAAGGGCAGGACTCCAGCGAGTCGTGCAGATGGTCGATGGTCTCAGTGGTGGCATTGCGGACAGCCAGCAGTCTGTTCTCAGTCATCCTGCCACCATAGAAAGCCTGGCTCTGAGGATTCACTGCAGAGACAACCGGCCAAATCAGCACATCAATGCGCTCACTAATGAGATGGGCACACAAAGCACCAATTTATAGGAGAAGAATGAGATTAAACACTATACCTCCAAACATCTGGGAGTAGCCTTGGCTCAGGTTCAGACCCAGTGAGCTACCAGAGGACTCCTTCATCACGAGAGCTGGAGCGGCGGGCAGGAGGACGGTGCTTCCAGGACGACTGAATGGATTGGAATGGCTGTGTGCTGCTTTATGTTCTGCCTCCGATTTGACTTTATCCTGAGACTCTTTATCTGAGATTCATTTGAATTTCTTCAGTATTTCTTCAGTATAAGGGTATTAAGCTTATCAagcttaatttttattaattattaaagtgcccctattatggatttttgaagatgagctttcatgcagtgtgtaacagctctcagtgaatgaaaacatcctgcaaagctttaaatctgaaagtgcaccgtgtatgaagttattgtctctcaaaagaaattAATCATCACTTTGCTggcattggtctgaatgaaaatgcaaattcattattTGCCACTAGGTGTCGCTTTCGAAGCGTTAaaagctcacaaacactgctttaaatgaaatcggaCCAATCACTGCAGATTAGAGTCACataaaggaggggtttggaaaaatgaatcattgagcgaatcgtttgggagtcgttgagcaagtaaggtaaaaataaatgcatattataagaaaattaaaatgttttttgaccttgcatgcatgtcaacttGTTGTTGGGGATTCCCTTTCATatcccataataggggcactttaattcATAAACatcattatgtttttttttaggaagCATGTTACAGCCTTGACTTGTCATGAAAAAGGTCAAATTATCTgatgatctaaaaaaaaaaaaaaactttctgatATTGAAAAAGTCATGAGGATCTACAGGGGTCCCAAATATATAACATTGTTTCCTGTTTTATGTTCTTTTTTCTACAAATTAGTTAGGCCCCATGGTTTTGaaaagtttttcaaatattaataaactgtaattttgttaaaaaaaaaagtaataataaaatagtaataaaacatTATGCTAAATCACTGAAATCCAAAAATGTCATCCTGATAATGAGGCTTTTGCCTTCATTATGACATCAGGACAGTTGCATCAGCCTAACATTTATTCTTTTACACATTGATTGGGGACAGTGAGGTTTTTGTGCCTTGtactcaccaaagctgcatttattttaatcacaaAATGCAGTTAAAgagcaatattatgaaatataataagagtttaaataatatttgaatattttaaaatgcaattaattcttgttatggcaaagctgtattttcagcatcattactgcagtcttcagtgtaacatgatcttcagaaatcattctaatatgctgatttgctgctcaacaaacatttatttttgtggaaaccgtgattttctttttttttttttacaggatacttgtatgaatagaaagttcaaaagaacagtatttaatttaaatggaaaTAGACTGcaacattatacatgtctttgttacttttaattaatttaatgtatccttgctgaataaatgtattaattttttcaaaacaaaacttATTGGCCCCAAAcgttttaaatggtagtgtatgcatccccagaaaacaacaaaatacattttaatttggtaaataaaaacatactcATAATAAAAGAGGTACATTCAAGTCATGTATAAATCATGTATACTAAATAATTTACAGATAGATCTTGAAAGAATAATGAGCGTCATTGACCCAAAAATAAAGCGAGCCTCACCAGACAGCGACTCCGTGGTCAGACTCAGAGACTCCAGAGCCTCTTCCAGCTCCTTCACCTGACTCTTCAAACGCTCCCCTTTATCTGGCAGAGCCGACACATTCACCACTGAAAGAGTGGCCTGGGAGAGACAGAGCACACAGAGAGTGAGGAACCCTAACCTCCTGAGACCTGGAGAAGATGGGCATGTCattacattgtttaaaaaaaaaaaaaattataattcataaGCTATGCCATGTCCTTGGTGGAGGACATCgggactcttttttttttttaaataaaaagacatgaaTGAACATGCACAGGCAAAAACAATTGATTTTATAAAATCACCaatacattttagttttcagtttagtttttatatatatatatatatatatatatatatatatatatatatgctttttttttaaccaaacaTTGCATAAAGATGATTCTCAACTATGTCACAACAGAATGATTTGatataccatttttttttttttaatgcaaaatgtgtgtaaaatggcCATAAACGGATTTTCTCGTTATATACAATGCATCTCTAAACGaaatctcatttgcatattaatatttttggggcAACATAGAATGAAAAAATAAGTATAATAATGGGAGTAATAATTGAcaagattttcataataatatatagtatttcatagaaatattgaaatataatttctttcctattcatttgttttgtttcccaAAATGCGTAACAAACATGCTTTTAGTCCCGGCgggggctgtttcataaaacaagtttaccaaataagccaggcttatttcagttagtcagacttattttgaaccaaatcaaacTGACAAATCAGCTGCTAAACttattttatgaaacaggccccaggTGTCTTCATATGAGGACATGTATGAAATCAACGTCCTGTTTTGTAACAGAAAGTCaaattttgatttgaaaccccataacattttcctgagatgttGATGTATGACACACAGTTTAAAAATTAGtcagatttaaatgataaatttgAAGACCAAGGAGAGGGAGTGGTTACAATGAAACATTTAGTATCTCTGAAAAGCCCTGAATGTGCTCTGTACAGGACATCCAGACTTAAAACTGTGACATGTAACGTCTCAGAGAAATCACTAAAACATAATGTCCTCATATgttaccctggaccacaaaaccagtcataagtgtcaatttttttaaattgagatttatacatcatcagaaagctgaataaataatctttccattgatgtatggtttgttggacaatatttggccgagacacaactattttaaaatctggaatctgagggtgcaaaaaaaaatctaaatattgagaaaatcacctttaaagttgtccaaaataaagttcttagcaatgcatattactaatcaataattaagttttgatatatttacagtaggaaattcactaaatatcttcatggaacatgatcttaatatcctaatgatttttggcataaaataaaaatggataattttgacccatacaatgtgtttttggctattgctacaaatataccccagcgacttaagactgcttttgtggtccagggtcacatatgaggaCGCAGGGTCTCAGGAGGTTAAGCATAACCAGCTGAATCAAATTTGTAATGCATCATGACTATTACATAATATTAACTGTAACAAACAAGACAACAGTAAAGGATGGGTAACCTTCTTCTGCTTGAGCTGGGCTGTGAGATGGCTGTGGAGGGCCCCGGGGTCCTCAGACCGACCCTGGACTTTAGAAGCAGGCTGGAAACCAGGATAAGAGGTGAGTGTTTTCTGAACAGGTGCGGCTGGAGTCGGAGCACTCTGTACCGACACCAGCTGAACATCATCCTCCTCGTCGCTCCACTCACCAAACCGGTCCTCTGCCTGACTCTGCTTCGCTACGGCCTTCTGAACATTAAGTGCTGTGGGTttttcagaaactgggccgTCCTGCGATGCGGAGCTTTGAGTTTTATCCGGAGCTGATTTTGAAGCAGCAGTGCTTTGCTTGTTTGAGCGGTCATCCTTTGTTTCATTCTCTACTGAAGCTTTCTTATCGCATCCGGATGAGCTCTGTGCAGAGCCGCCTGTTTTTGtaggcttcttctcctgctggTGTTTGAGGCTGGTCTCGGATTCACTCGGTCCTTGAACACTTTCGTCCACAGAGTTTGGACTCTCAGGACTCTCTGCGGTGCTCCTGAACCTCTCATCATCAGACGCTCTCTTCTTTATCTTCATCCCAGCGGGAAGTTTCTTGTTCCTCCAAGACTCTGAGTCTTTCCCCTCTCTGTCCAACCCGCTTTGACCATCTGACCCATTCTTGTTATTCCCTTCTATCTCTGTTGTCTCGGACCGCTCTTCTTTCTTTTTAGCACTGCTGTGATCTTTACCGTTCACACGTTTGTTATCACCATTGATCTCAGCATCTGGATCTCTCTCGCGTTCTGAAGACTTGTCCTGTTTTGTCTTGACTTTGAAAGGGTTTCTGACAGGAGTGAGGCTTGAGGATTGAAGATCTTTCTCTGACAAATCAGTCCTTTTCTCAGGGTTTTTCTGCAAGAAGGTCGTAGTGAATTGTCTcaagaaataaattcataattttaaaaacaaaaagtggaCACAAATatgctaacttttttttttaatgttaatataattttagaAAATACATGTGtgcctctctttttttttttttttttttttagcttgtgCCTCACAGCatcttatttgttttagttttgaaGCAGTACATAAGACAAAACATACTTAGATGATACCATAAATACAAAACATGTAGTTATGTGGAATATGTGTGAAACAATTGTGTGGTGTAAGTATATATCTCtgttatgcattttacaaatatatatgtgGAACAGCCTATTTGTAGAAGGTCTTGCTTCCagccaaaatatataaatattcttaaatcaagaagtaAAAATTAtggtcttgttttcagaaaaaacatgtcaaaattaagtgagtttttgcttgaaacaagcaaaataatcttgttttctgtttgacataagattatttttcttaccccattggaagattattttgcttgtttcaagcaaaaactcacttaattttgacatgttttttctgaaaacaagaccataattttttacttgtatagaaaatccttcttgatttaagaatttgtagatattttggctggaaacaagactaaacATCTAGGttagaaaagcatttttttgcagtgtataaactaagagaaaaaaagagaaataaattaaataaggaACTCttttaagaagaaaaaatcaAATGTGTACCTCTCTCCACGGAACACAACCACACCACTTCTGTCCTTCAGATTTTCCAAGCATACAGCGATAAAACAACCTGattatgaaagaaataaagtatTAACGGCGTGGATTTAGAATCCTTTCCTATTTACCTTTCGTTGCAGTCAATTACAAGGACTGTGCCTAGAAAAATGCATACATGTTCAGAAAAGAGTCCTCTTGAATTTTTTACTAACCTTACAACAACCTACATTGCGACACTTGAATATATAGTgttattttactcaaaaatatgaTGTGTGGTTATGAAAGTAATCAACAGAATGATCAGATGGTTATTCCAATACTGGATGGATGTCTTAATACAGACTGAGTTTTAGGTGCCCTTCATCCAGCAGCTTTCCATTGGATTTGAACTTTGGGTGATTTCCACAATATGTCAGGTACAACACAAACAATTCATCTCGGCTTTGTTGCATTGCATTTTACAGTAAAGTCTTATTTTAACATCCGGAGCTGCTTCTCGGGCTTCATTTACTTCATTGAGAAGACCGTTGCTTGCTCCACAACactcaaaattattaatattatgagtAATCGTTCATATTGGTCTCTGTGCTTCCCAACACCATCCTCACAGTAGATATGCAGCGTAACCCTTACTTGTATTTGTCCCGTTTTTCATTGTATATTAGTGTCTGAAGTTCAACCATGGAGTCTTCATGCTGAAGGCAGTGCGATGGTGGGATCCTGAAAAACAAGGCAACACACTGACTCATGcacatttgatttaaataaacaaaaccacTCAATCTGTATCAAATCCGTGCATAAATagagtgaaaataaaattagaataaatGATGCATATCACTTAGATTACTATAATGCATGTATGAAGGTGCGCGCACTCACTCTGTAGACAGTGTAAAGTTGCAGGGCGTTGCATCACGCGCAGtgcaaatataaaaacttttgcCCTTATTCGGTCCTTCCTTCACACCGGTCTTCAGTAAGCATGTACTGCCTGAACAACACAAGTTGAATTAGCCCTTTGTCttgttaaacaaattaaataaattgaatcaGTACTTTCGCATTCACGCATCAGAAGTCGCCAGCTTGAACACAGAGTGAAACTGCTTTACACTGTGATAAACGAGAATACGATACT from the Onychostoma macrolepis isolate SWU-2019 chromosome 09, ASM1243209v1, whole genome shotgun sequence genome contains:
- the ttf2 gene encoding transcription termination factor 2, coding for MKSATAAGVCVYSESEAGDLHETRRCHYKMERLLCETHGSTCLLKTGVKEGPNKGKSFYICTARDATPCNFTLSTEIPPSHCLQHEDSMVELQTLIYNEKRDKYKLFYRCMLGKSEGQKWCGCVPWREKNPEKRTDLSEKDLQSSSLTPVRNPFKVKTKQDKSSERERDPDAEINGDNKRVNGKDHSSAKKKEERSETTEIEGNNKNGSDGQSGLDREGKDSESWRNKKLPAGMKIKKRASDDERFRSTAESPESPNSVDESVQGPSESETSLKHQQEKKPTKTGGSAQSSSGCDKKASVENETKDDRSNKQSTAASKSAPDKTQSSASQDGPVSEKPTALNVQKAVAKQSQAEDRFGEWSDEEDDVQLVSVQSAPTPAAPVQKTLTSYPGFQPASKVQGRSEDPGALHSHLTAQLKQKKATLSVVNVSALPDKGERLKSQVKELEEALESLSLTTESLSDKESQDKVKSEAEHKAAHSHSNPFSRPGSTVLLPAAPALVMKESSGSSLGLNLSQGYSQMFGVNPQSQAFYGGRMTENRLLAVRNATTETIDHLHDSLESCPSEDTEAPDPKGIKVALLPHQRRALAWLLWRETQKPCGGILADDMGLGKTLTMIALILAQKKKNEKLEEWISKNDSTTVASQGTLIICPASLLHHWKKEIEKRVKSSRLSVYLYHGPNRQRSSGVLAEHDVVITTYSLVSKEIPVQKEDAEKPSKDSDHVATDLPPLLRVAWARVILDEAHNIKNPKVQTSMAVCKLRARSRWAVTGTPIQNNLLDMYSLLKFLRCSPFDEYKLWKAQVDNGSKRGGERLNILTRALLLRRTKDQLDATGKPLVSLPDRTCEVHRLKLSEDEQAVYDVVFAQSRSTLQNYLKRHEEGNTKKGDSSNPFEKVAREFGMSQQEPLSSSQQPQGSSTIHILSLLLRLRQCCCHPSLLKKTLDQSEMQGDGVALTLEEQLCALSLSEPSDPKDTVSLNGNRFSSELFQDTRESTKISAILTELREIRKKDHKSVIVSQWTSMLHIVAVHLEKMGLKFSVIDGTVNPKRRMDLVEEFNTNPKGPQVMLVSLCAGGVGINLIGGNHLFLMDMHWNPALEDQACDRIYRVGQSRDVTIHRFVCDGTVEDKISSLQEKKKELAQKVLSGTGSSFTKLSLADLRVIFGV